From Blattabacterium cuenoti, a single genomic window includes:
- a CDS encoding 3'-5' exonuclease encodes MKLKLHRPICFFDIEATGVNIGKDRIIEISILKIFPNGGQEDKTWLVCPEIPIPPQSTAIHGIKNEDVAGKSTFKDVASSILTMIENTDLAGYNSNRFDIPLLAEEMLRAGISFDIRKHKTIDVQVIFHKMEPRTLSAAYKYYCGKDLMKAHSSKADTFATYKILLAQLEKYENLKKDVKSLNQFSHQKNIADLAGFVKIDDEGNEIFNFGKYKGEKVFEIFEKDPNYYGWIQNSNFPLYTKKILTGIKLKKFNK; translated from the coding sequence ATGAAATTAAAACTTCATCGTCCTATTTGTTTTTTCGATATAGAAGCAACAGGAGTCAATATAGGAAAAGATAGAATTATAGAAATATCGATATTAAAAATATTTCCTAATGGAGGACAAGAAGATAAAACTTGGCTAGTTTGTCCTGAAATCCCCATACCCCCACAATCAACGGCTATTCATGGTATTAAAAATGAAGATGTAGCAGGAAAATCTACATTTAAAGATGTAGCTTCTTCTATTCTTACAATGATTGAAAATACAGATTTAGCAGGATATAATTCGAATAGATTTGATATACCTCTTTTAGCGGAAGAAATGTTACGCGCAGGAATATCCTTCGATATTAGAAAACATAAAACTATAGATGTTCAAGTTATTTTTCATAAAATGGAACCTAGAACCCTTTCTGCTGCTTATAAATATTATTGTGGTAAAGATTTAATGAAAGCTCATAGTTCTAAAGCTGACACCTTTGCTACATATAAAATATTATTAGCACAATTAGAAAAATATGAAAATCTAAAAAAAGATGTCAAAAGTCTAAATCAGTTTTCTCATCAAAAAAATATAGCAGATCTTGCTGGATTCGTGAAAATAGATGATGAAGGAAACGAAATATTCAATTTTGGAAAATACAAAGGTGAAAAAGTTTTTGAAATTTTTGAAAAAGATCCGAATTATTATGGATGGATACAAAATTCCAATTTTCCATTATATACAAAAAAAATATTAACAGGAATTAAATTAAAAAAATTTAATAAATAA
- a CDS encoding CDP-alcohol phosphatidyltransferase family protein, with amino-acid sequence MITKKIIPSIFTLLNLFCGCISIIFLQSKNFYYSAIASLFSIIFDFLDGFFSRLIKNESLFGKELDSLADMVSFGIVPSIIVFLLLEKKTPIPFIEYLAFLISIVSACRLALFNIKKSSNNHIIGLTTPVNTLFFSSLSIIITKNPMINFINQKKIIYLVIMLFTILLSCYLLVSRIRMFSFKFENFSWKKNKIRYIFLLISVFLLLILHLTALPCIVIFYIITSIYFHRLKQKNSY; translated from the coding sequence TTGATCACGAAAAAAATCATTCCTAGTATATTCACTTTATTAAATTTATTTTGTGGATGCATATCTATAATATTTTTGCAATCAAAAAATTTTTATTATTCTGCTATTGCTAGTTTATTTTCAATAATTTTCGATTTTTTAGATGGTTTTTTTTCTAGATTGATAAAAAACGAAAGTCTATTTGGAAAAGAATTAGATTCTTTAGCAGACATGGTTTCTTTTGGAATAGTTCCATCTATAATAGTTTTTCTTTTATTAGAAAAAAAAACTCCGATTCCATTTATTGAATATTTAGCTTTTCTTATTTCTATTGTATCCGCTTGTCGTTTGGCTTTATTTAATATTAAAAAGAGTTCCAATAATCATATTATAGGACTAACAACCCCCGTAAATACCTTATTTTTTTCTTCTTTATCTATTATAATTACAAAAAATCCTATGATTAATTTCATCAATCAAAAAAAAATTATATACCTTGTTATAATGCTTTTTACAATATTACTATCCTGTTATCTTTTAGTATCTCGTATTAGAATGTTTTCTTTTAAATTTGAAAATTTTTCTTGGAAAAAGAATAAAATACGTTATATTTTTTTATTGATTAGTGTTTTTCTTTTATTAATTTTACATTTAACAGCTTTACCATGCATTGTTATTTTTTATATAATAACCTCAATTTATTTTCATAGATTAAAACAAAAAAATTCATATTAG
- the ybeY gene encoding rRNA maturation RNase YbeY produces the protein MIKFFYEIPNFHIKKESYLINKICILLNNEGMYIGNINYIFCNDNFLLYMNKKYLKKNFYTDVLAFNYSVRKFISGDIFISVDRVYDNSKQWNQFFMYELKRVMIHAVLHFLGYNDHNYIDKIIMKKKEEFYLNLFKF, from the coding sequence ATGATTAAGTTTTTTTATGAAATTCCTAATTTTCATATTAAAAAAGAATCTTATTTAATTAATAAAATCTGTATTTTATTAAATAATGAGGGAATGTATATTGGAAATATAAATTATATTTTTTGTAATGATAATTTTCTTTTATATATGAATAAAAAATATTTAAAAAAAAATTTTTATACAGATGTACTTGCATTTAATTATTCTGTTCGGAAATTTATTTCCGGAGATATATTTATTAGCGTAGATCGTGTTTATGATAATTCTAAACAATGGAATCAATTTTTTATGTATGAATTAAAACGAGTAATGATACATGCTGTATTACATTTTTTAGGATATAATGATCATAATTATATAGACAAAATAATTATGAAAAAAAAAGAAGAGTTTTATTTAAATTTATTTAAATTTTAA